TCAGAAAGCGGCACGTAGGCAACTTCCTCAAGCGAATTAAAGCCTTCTTCAATCAAAATATCAGCAACCTCTTGGTCCACATCGAGTTTGTCCATAAAGAGTTGGCGCACAGCCACGGATTCTTTTTCAGACTTCTCGGCAGACTCTTCTGGGGTCATGATATTAATTTGCCAGCCAGTTAACTCACTGGCTAAACGAACGTTCTGACCACTGCGACCAATCGCAATCGCTAAGTTTTCTTCATCCACCACCACATCCATGGCATGGCGCTCTTCATCCACCACGATCGATGACACTTGCGCCGGCGCTAATGCACCAATCACAAATTGGGCTGGATCTTCAGACCATAGAACGATGTCAACAGCCTCACCCGCGACTTCATTACGAACTGCAGTCACACGCGTACCGCGCACGCCAACGCAGGTACCGATTGGATCAATGCGCTTGTCATGGGTCACCACAGCAATCTTGGCTCGGATACCGGGATCACGAGCAGCACCCTTAATTTCTAGCAAACGCTGCTCGATCTCAGGCACTTCGTTCTCAAATAACTTAATCAAGAAATCAGGGCATGTTCTCGAAAGTTCAATTTGGGGGCCACGTGCCTCACGATCCACTTTCAGAATATAGGCGCGCACACGATCGCCAGAGCGTAAGTTCTCCTTGGGGATCATTTGATCCCGACGCAGCAATGCTTCGACTCGACCCGATTCCACGATCAGGCCATTTTTGTCAGCCCGCTTGACCGTGCCGGTCATAATTTTTTCACCGCGCTCCAGATAGTCATTCAAAATCTGCTCACGCTCGGCATCACGAATACGTTGCAAGATCACCTGCTTGGCTGCTTGGGCGCCAATCCGGCCAAAGGCTAAGGATTCGATTTGCTCTTCAATGTAATCACCGGTCTCAATATCGGAGATTTGCTCTTTGGCCTCAAATTGCAAAATTTCCTTATCGGGCTCTTGTAAACCAGCCTCATCAGGGACAACTAACCAACGTCGGAAGGTCTCGTACTCACCGCTGGTGCGATCAATCGAAACCCGAATATCAACATCTTCGGTATACCGTTTCTTCGTTGCCGAGGCAAGCGCCAACTCAAGCGCTTCAAACACGATCTCACGATCAACATTTTTTTCACGGGCCAGGGCTTCTGCCAACATGAGAACTTCACGACTCATGATTTTCTTCCTTTGAAATCAATAACAGGGACCAAACGAGCTTTTTCTACTTCAGACAAACTAAATTCCAGTTCGGCCGGAGATCCATCACTCGCCTCAAATAACAAACTAAACTTTGCATCCGGTGTGTTGATAGCCCCAGATGTTAGGCCTTGCAACACTCCTTTAAAATTCTTTCGATTACCTACTGCAATTCGCAACTTCAGCTCAATCTCTAAACCTGCGAACCGAATAAAATCATCACCGGTCTTAATTGGCCGATCTAACCCGGGTGACGAGATCTCGAGTCGCTCGTACGGCACGTTCTCAACCGCGAAGGTGTAGGTCAACTGATGACTCACCTTCTCGCAATCCTCAACAGTAATCATGCGCTCATAGTCGGGATTCTCAATCGTGACTCGCAATAAACCACGGCCTTCCCGCTCGATATCAACGAGCGAGTAGCCCAAATTGCGCACCTCGGCAGAAATAATCTGCTGTTCCTTCACATCTTCCCCACAAATCAACCGCTGTTATAAAACCGCATTTACAACGCATTTGGCAAAAAAAAATGGGCTTACAAGCCCATATTCCTCATTACCAGAACAGGCCAGCTTACGTTGATGTCAACATCAGCCGGTGTATGTGTGGATTATACCTGATTCAGAAAAATCACTGAGAAATCAGAAACTTTCGCCTGAATTTCGGGGCTTGCGAGGGCCCTTGAACGGCTTACCCTTATTGGGTCGCCGCTGACCCCCCGTGCCATTGCCCGCTGGGGCGCTAAAGCCGCTGGCATGATGAACCTTTTGACCCTTCGAGCGGGGAGAGCCCGGTTTGCCTCCTTTGGAGTGCGAGGGTTTTTGCCCAAAGCCACCACGCCCTCCGCCACCATTTGCGCCTCGACCTTGACCGGGTAAGTGCGATACCCCATGTCCATGGTGAGTGGCTAGCGTGAGCGCCTCCTTGGATCCCCAATACGACACCGAGGTTTGCATTGGATCAGGCTGAAAGTTGGGATCGCTCGCCGGGTCCATTCGCGATGATCGACCCTGAGACTGACCCTTATCTTTTGCCATGTTTTGGGGCAGCTTCAGACCAGCCATACGCATCAGCTGCGCCACGCTCTCCATGGGCACTTCTTCCCACTTCCCGCGACGCAAACGTGGTGGCAACATAAAAATGCCATAACGGGTTCGAATTAGACGTGACACCACATGACCAGTTGCCTCAAACATCCGACGCACTTCGCGATTACGTCCTTCGGTCAATGCAACCGAGTACCAACGATTCGCGCCATCACCACCGCCTTGACTCAAGCGCAAGAAACGCGCTTGTCCATCATCCAGCGTGATACCTGTTTTTAATTGTTCGGCAGACTCAGCCGATAGCTCACCCAAAATACGCACTGCGTATTCACGCTCAACTCCATAGCGTGGGTGCATCAAGCGATTGGCGAGTTCACCCGAGGTCGTGAAGAGTAACAATCCCTCGGTGTTGAAATCCAAACGGCCCACAGCAATCCAGCGACCTTGGCGCGGTTTTGGTAAGCGATCAAACACGCTGGGTCGCCCTTCGGGGTCAGCCTGACTCACAATTTCTCCAGCGGGCTTGTGATACAGAATCACACGAGGTGGTTTTGTTGGGATCTTGCGGTGCACGACCTTACCGTTGATGCGAACAATATCGCTCGGGCCAACACGCTGTCCAATATGGGCCGGCATACTGTTCACTGACACACGACCTTGAATAATCAGGTCTTCCATCTCACGACGTGATCCCATTCCTGCGTCAGCCAAAACCTTGTGAAGCTTAACCGTATCCTCATCATCCGCATCATCATCTAAACCATCGAGATCCGACCAGACTTCGTCGCGCAAACTCAGAGGTAACTCATCGACGCTCGCAAATTGCAAACGCTCAAGATCACTTAAGGACTCGGGCTCCTCGGATTCTTCCTCGCCCGCCTTACCGGCGCGCCGCTCAACACCAGCCTCATGCGATATCTCTGCAGGATCATCACGAACGGCCTCAACAGGTTCAGGAGCCTCTAGAGCAGCATCAAACTCACCGGAGACTACGGCTGCAAACAAAGCTTCGGTCTCGGCGATTAGCTCAGGAGAGACTGATGCAGATGCCCTCGGATTTTCATTTGCGGAACCTCCGGAGTGACGCTTATTTTTATTGAACTTGCCTGGACGGGATTTGTTATTGAATTTATTAAACCGCCGCGGACCTCGATCTTTGCGTTGCTCAGCCCCATCATCTCGTGAGGTGGAACCATCGGCTGTATCTGGACTCGTACCAACTTGGGAAGAATCGTTTTCAGGACTTGTCATTCTCAGAACTCTCAGTGGGCGACTCAAGCGGAATGACGGTCTCCACCGTGGCATCGGCATCAAACTCAATTACAGCTTGTCCTAATGCTTCTGCGGAGATGGAGCCATCCTCGAGCATGGGCAAACTTTGTAAATCTTTTAAACCCAAATCGTCTAGAAATTGTTTGGTGGTGGCGTAGAGACCCGGTCGACCAATTGTTTCCTTGTGGCCGACCACTTCCACCCAGCCACGATCTTCCAACTGACGCATCACATTGCTGCTCACAACCACGCCACGCACTTCCTCAATTTCTCCACGAGTCACAGGCTGGCGATAGGCGATGATCGCCAAGGTCTCAAGCACCGCCCGGGAATACTTAGGCGGCTTTTCTGGGGTGAGACGGTCCAAATACTCGCGCATCTGCAGACGGCTTTGAAAACGCCAGCCGGTTGCAATGCTGACAAGCTCCATCCCTTTTTCTTGCCATTCCCTCTGAATCTCTAACAAGATATTCTGCAGGTCTGCATTAGCCAAAGGTGGATCCACA
This DNA window, taken from Polynucleobacter sp. HIN5, encodes the following:
- the nusA gene encoding transcription termination factor NusA, translated to MSREVLMLAEALAREKNVDREIVFEALELALASATKKRYTEDVDIRVSIDRTSGEYETFRRWLVVPDEAGLQEPDKEILQFEAKEQISDIETGDYIEEQIESLAFGRIGAQAAKQVILQRIRDAEREQILNDYLERGEKIMTGTVKRADKNGLIVESGRVEALLRRDQMIPKENLRSGDRVRAYILKVDREARGPQIELSRTCPDFLIKLFENEVPEIEQRLLEIKGAARDPGIRAKIAVVTHDKRIDPIGTCVGVRGTRVTAVRNEVAGEAVDIVLWSEDPAQFVIGALAPAQVSSIVVDEERHAMDVVVDEENLAIAIGRSGQNVRLASELTGWQINIMTPEESAEKSEKESVAVRQLFMDKLDVDQEVADILIEEGFNSLEEVAYVPLSEMLEIDAFDEDTVNELRTRARDSLLTMELAKEERLEEVSQDLRSLDGLSTEYIATLAENHVHTRDDLAGLAVDELVEMTGMDETAAKTLIMKAREHWFNA
- the rimP gene encoding ribosome maturation factor RimP, giving the protein MKEQQIISAEVRNLGYSLVDIEREGRGLLRVTIENPDYERMITVEDCEKVSHQLTYTFAVENVPYERLEISSPGLDRPIKTGDDFIRFAGLEIELKLRIAVGNRKNFKGVLQGLTSGAINTPDAKFSLLFEASDGSPAELEFSLSEVEKARLVPVIDFKGRKS
- a CDS encoding pseudouridine synthase codes for the protein MTSPENDSSQVGTSPDTADGSTSRDDGAEQRKDRGPRRFNKFNNKSRPGKFNKNKRHSGGSANENPRASASVSPELIAETEALFAAVVSGEFDAALEAPEPVEAVRDDPAEISHEAGVERRAGKAGEEESEEPESLSDLERLQFASVDELPLSLRDEVWSDLDGLDDDADDEDTVKLHKVLADAGMGSRREMEDLIIQGRVSVNSMPAHIGQRVGPSDIVRINGKVVHRKIPTKPPRVILYHKPAGEIVSQADPEGRPSVFDRLPKPRQGRWIAVGRLDFNTEGLLLFTTSGELANRLMHPRYGVEREYAVRILGELSAESAEQLKTGITLDDGQARFLRLSQGGGDGANRWYSVALTEGRNREVRRMFEATGHVVSRLIRTRYGIFMLPPRLRRGKWEEVPMESVAQLMRMAGLKLPQNMAKDKGQSQGRSSRMDPASDPNFQPDPMQTSVSYWGSKEALTLATHHGHGVSHLPGQGRGANGGGGRGGFGQKPSHSKGGKPGSPRSKGQKVHHASGFSAPAGNGTGGQRRPNKGKPFKGPRKPRNSGESF
- the scpB gene encoding SMC-Scp complex subunit ScpB, whose amino-acid sequence is MDNDHYKRVIETALICAQEPLTVNELSRLFVDPPLANADLQNILLEIQREWQEKGMELVSIATGWRFQSRLQMREYLDRLTPEKPPKYSRAVLETLAIIAYRQPVTRGEIEEVRGVVVSSNVMRQLEDRGWVEVVGHKETIGRPGLYATTKQFLDDLGLKDLQSLPMLEDGSISAEALGQAVIEFDADATVETVIPLESPTESSENDKS